Genomic DNA from Deinococcus malanensis:
CATCCCTGCGCCCCGGAACCCAGCAGCCCCGGAGGGCTTTCGACGATCCCGCCCTGCAAGCACTGGCCGCCAGCATCCAGGCCGAAGGCATCCTCCAGCCGCTGCTGGTGCGCCCGGTGCGAGGCGGACATGAGATCGTCGCGGGTGAACGTCGCTGGCGGGCTGCCCAGCTGGCCGGGCTGGCCGAAGTGCCCGTGTTCATCCGGGAGCTTGATGACCGGCAGGCGCTGGCCGCGGGCCTGGTCGAAAACCTCCAGCGCCAGGACCTCAACGTTATCGACGAGGTCGATGCCAAGCTCGGCCTGGTGGCCCTGACCCTGGGCCTGGAGCAGCATGACGCCCGCGGTCGCATCATGCAGCTGCTGCGCGAGGAACCAGGGGCAGACCATGCCGCGCTCGACGCCCTGTTCGCCGGGCTCGGGGAAGGCTGGCAGGGCTTTGCCAAGAACAAGCTCCGGGTGCTCAACTGGCCACCCGCGCTGGTTGACGCGCTGCGAGCTGGTCTGCCCCATACCGTGGCTGCGGTGATCGCCGGCGCTCCCGAGACGGAGCACCCGCGCCTCATCGCCGTGGCGGAGGGCGGGGCAACGCGGGCAGAGCTACGCGAGGAGGTTGCACGCCTCACCGCTCCCGCACCGAAGGCCACGGTGCCACGCGCGGAGCTCGCCGGGAGGCGGCTGACCAGCCGTCGCTTCATGGCGAACCTCGGGGCCGACGAGCGGAAGGCCGTCGAGCGCTGGCTCGCCAAAATGCCCGCCGCTCTGGCTGCCGACGAGTAAGTTCATGCCGGCATGAACGCTGCCCCGTCCAGGGCAGCGTTTGCCGTTGCTGACAGACAATCTAGACAAAAACAGTATATCTCTTGGCACTGAAACAGAGCGAAACTGCCCTTATGTACGAACGCAACGGCCCGCACGCTTTCCAGGACATCTCTGCCACTCACGAGTTCGTGGCCGTGGATTTGCCTCCTTACTGGGACGGACAACGCACCGTGGCGGACACCCTCGATGACAGTGCCCAGCTGCCCCACCCGGCTCAGTGCCTGCGCAACACCCTGAGCCGGGCGGTCCTGTGCGCCGTCGGCAGCTTGTGCTCCAGAGTCGAACTCACCACAGACGGGTCCGGCGTGCACATGGTCGGGGTCGACTGGGAAGGCTGAACCTCTCCCCCATCCTGGCCGCCCTCCGGGGCGGATCTTGCTGGCCCGGCCAGCACACGGAGCCCCATAAGCAACACACCACCGTGCCCCACAACAGAGCAAACATGCGGGTAAGAACGCATTGAGGTTGACGATGCTCGCCGCTCCCGTAACCCCCGTATTGGACCTGCGCCGGACGCCGGCTGCCGCTTACCATCAAACCCACGGGC
This window encodes:
- a CDS encoding ParB/RepB/Spo0J family partition protein — its product is MTRKRPDRKPDLSGLLGEGLGELKNRAPTAAAQVLPVASLRPGTQQPRRAFDDPALQALAASIQAEGILQPLLVRPVRGGHEIVAGERRWRAAQLAGLAEVPVFIRELDDRQALAAGLVENLQRQDLNVIDEVDAKLGLVALTLGLEQHDARGRIMQLLREEPGADHAALDALFAGLGEGWQGFAKNKLRVLNWPPALVDALRAGLPHTVAAVIAGAPETEHPRLIAVAEGGATRAELREEVARLTAPAPKATVPRAELAGRRLTSRRFMANLGADERKAVERWLAKMPAALAADE